One genomic region from Dehalobacter restrictus DSM 9455 encodes:
- a CDS encoding energy-coupling factor transporter transmembrane component T family protein, with protein MIGMKLGQYVYGNSLLHLLDPRTKILSCLLVIFSVIITDNLYFLLFLILLMAAAIISSGLSYQLILSSLLKLRYLLLFTLVFQGFLTPGETVLMVGKLSMTREGLILGLINISRLVILFLGSMILLMTTSSLKLSAGIEYLLLPLRKLHIPIHNYTTILSISFRFLPTLFEEAAIIKNAQKSRGAQFDSSNIAVRIKSYTAILIPLFEASLVRAADLGEAMDSRCFTSHPNQLRLNRLQMKRRDILFLIQMTAVLGTGITISILL; from the coding sequence ATGATCGGTATGAAATTAGGCCAATACGTCTATGGGAATTCCCTGCTCCATTTGTTGGATCCCCGAACGAAAATATTGAGCTGCTTATTGGTCATTTTTTCCGTCATAATTACCGATAATTTGTATTTTCTGCTTTTCTTGATTCTATTAATGGCTGCTGCCATTATTTCTTCCGGATTAAGCTATCAATTAATTCTGAGCAGTTTATTGAAATTAAGATATCTGCTTCTTTTTACGCTGGTCTTCCAGGGATTTCTCACGCCGGGCGAGACCGTTTTGATGGTTGGAAAGCTCAGTATGACCAGAGAAGGTCTGATCTTAGGGCTGATCAATATATCGCGGCTGGTTATTTTATTTTTAGGCTCTATGATTTTACTGATGACAACATCATCCCTCAAATTATCCGCAGGAATCGAATACTTGCTGCTACCATTAAGGAAATTACATATTCCTATTCATAATTATACAACCATCCTCAGCATTTCTTTTCGCTTTCTTCCTACTTTATTTGAAGAAGCGGCCATCATAAAAAATGCTCAAAAATCAAGGGGAGCCCAATTTGATTCATCAAATATTGCCGTCCGGATAAAGAGCTATACTGCCATTCTCATCCCCTTATTTGAAGCGTCCCTGGTTCGGGCCGCTGACTTGGGTGAAGCGATGGACAGCAGGTGCTTTACTTCCCATCCCAATCAGTTAAGGTTAAACCGTTTGCAAATGAAACGTCGGGATATCCTGTTCTTAATCCAAATGACCGCCGTTTTAGGTACAGGTATTACGATTAGCATTCTTCTATAA
- a CDS encoding response regulator — protein sequence MIKVLIVDDAAFMRLAIKNMLQNNGFEVVGEAANGLEGLESYKQLQPDVVTMDITMPEMSGLEALPEIMKFDPKAKVVMVSAMGQESMVRQAVALGAKSFIIKPFKEDVVVKTLNQVNALK from the coding sequence TTGATTAAAGTACTGATTGTAGATGATGCGGCATTTATGCGGCTGGCGATCAAAAATATGCTTCAGAACAACGGTTTTGAGGTCGTCGGTGAGGCTGCGAACGGGTTGGAAGGCCTGGAAAGCTATAAACAATTGCAACCTGATGTCGTTACCATGGATATTACGATGCCTGAAATGTCCGGTTTGGAAGCATTACCTGAAATCATGAAATTTGATCCGAAAGCCAAGGTCGTGATGGTTTCCGCGATGGGACAGGAAAGTATGGTAAGGCAGGCTGTTGCGCTTGGTGCGAAGTCCTTTATTATCAAACCGTTCAAAGAGGATGTCGTAGTCAAAACCTTAAATCAGGTGAATGCATTAAAATAG
- a CDS encoding Gx transporter family protein, with protein sequence MEHVKNVISTKKLAVIAILVAQASVLHYLESMFPSPLPIPGVKLGLANIITLVALVVFDFKTALQITVLRTILGSLLSGTLFGMGFFMSFLGAVAAAIVMAVLLYLFTGLSMVGISVAGAVAHNLGQLAMAALVLRFSGIFFYLPVMLLFSVPTGIITGIIINELVKYIKATNRFNTLLEDT encoded by the coding sequence ATGGAACATGTCAAAAATGTGATATCAACAAAGAAACTGGCTGTTATTGCCATTCTCGTGGCGCAAGCCTCCGTTCTTCATTATCTTGAGAGTATGTTCCCTAGTCCGCTGCCTATACCGGGAGTGAAGCTGGGTTTGGCCAATATTATTACCCTGGTGGCTTTGGTTGTCTTTGACTTTAAGACGGCCCTACAGATTACCGTACTGCGGACAATTCTCGGCTCTCTGCTCAGTGGGACCTTATTCGGCATGGGTTTTTTTATGAGCTTTTTAGGCGCTGTTGCAGCTGCGATCGTCATGGCAGTGCTGTTATATCTATTTACAGGTCTGAGTATGGTTGGTATCAGTGTAGCAGGGGCTGTAGCCCATAATCTCGGGCAATTGGCCATGGCAGCCTTGGTTCTAAGGTTTTCAGGGATCTTTTTTTACTTGCCTGTTATGCTACTTTTTTCAGTGCCTACCGGAATCATAACCGGAATTATTATTAATGAACTGGTGAAATATATCAAGGCAACAAACCGGTTTAATACGCTGCTTGAGGATACGTAA
- a CDS encoding methyl-accepting chemotaxis protein produces the protein MNFNKLQTKILAGYIVIVVILAVISVVTYTQVNSMVKDVNQMTEVEFVKFQINEDLALSFTDGASLARAYMLYGKQSYVDDFNAISQKCTKLQEELLAMENTPENKAMVERSNAWTAAVSGELFAAVKGGNAAQITAVGAKIAPETKALIELNTQMAEQRAQNIGAAKDRIASKETRTIIILAVSTLTAIVLSIILGFFMARSITNPVRKLVGVSDKIADGDLNVDIDVHGKDEIGALAKSFSTMTLTLNEVISNINSASEQVASGSKQLSDSSMALSQGATEQASSIEELTASLEEISSQTKLNAQNANEANQLAEEAKKNAAQGNSQMKEMLSAMDEINNSSNNISKIIKVIDDIAFQTNILALNAAVEAARAGQHGKGFAVVAEEVRNLAARSANAAKETTDMIEGSIKNVDNGTRIASDTAKELNNIVEGISKVANLVNNIAVASNEQAIGINQINQGIAQVAEVVQTNSATAEESAAASEELASQSELLNVQVAKFKLRKNGQYASLKGIENMSPDILKMLENMNSSSPTLAPKEKPKKKIVLSDDEFGKY, from the coding sequence ATGAATTTCAACAAGCTTCAAACCAAGATTTTAGCTGGCTATATTGTCATTGTCGTCATCCTGGCAGTCATTTCTGTAGTCACTTATACCCAGGTTAATTCTATGGTCAAAGATGTTAATCAGATGACCGAAGTCGAATTTGTGAAATTCCAAATTAATGAAGACCTGGCCTTAAGCTTCACCGATGGAGCAAGTCTTGCCAGAGCCTACATGTTGTATGGAAAACAGTCCTATGTTGACGATTTCAATGCGATTTCCCAGAAGTGCACCAAACTGCAAGAGGAATTGTTAGCCATGGAGAATACGCCTGAGAACAAGGCCATGGTAGAGAGAAGCAACGCCTGGACCGCTGCAGTAAGTGGAGAGCTGTTTGCGGCAGTCAAAGGAGGCAATGCTGCACAAATCACGGCAGTTGGAGCAAAAATTGCACCGGAAACAAAAGCCCTAATCGAATTAAATACGCAAATGGCAGAGCAAAGAGCTCAAAACATTGGTGCGGCAAAGGATCGTATTGCATCCAAAGAAACCAGAACTATAATTATACTGGCCGTCTCCACCTTGACCGCAATCGTTCTGTCGATCATCCTCGGATTTTTTATGGCTCGCTCGATCACAAACCCTGTCCGCAAACTGGTAGGAGTTTCCGATAAAATTGCTGACGGCGATTTGAATGTCGATATCGATGTCCACGGCAAAGATGAGATCGGAGCGCTTGCCAAATCGTTCTCGACCATGACGCTGACCCTGAATGAAGTGATCAGTAATATCAACAGTGCTTCCGAGCAGGTCGCTTCAGGCTCGAAGCAACTGTCCGATTCCAGTATGGCCCTTTCCCAGGGCGCAACCGAGCAGGCTAGTTCGATTGAAGAGCTGACGGCCTCTCTGGAAGAAATCAGTTCCCAGACCAAACTCAATGCCCAAAATGCCAATGAAGCAAACCAGCTGGCGGAAGAAGCCAAGAAGAATGCGGCCCAGGGCAACAGCCAGATGAAGGAAATGCTTAGCGCAATGGATGAAATCAATAATTCTTCCAATAATATCTCCAAAATTATCAAAGTCATCGACGATATTGCCTTCCAGACCAATATCTTGGCCCTGAATGCTGCTGTTGAAGCTGCAAGGGCAGGACAGCACGGCAAAGGGTTCGCCGTTGTGGCAGAAGAAGTCAGAAACCTCGCAGCTCGCTCAGCCAACGCTGCTAAGGAAACAACGGATATGATCGAGGGTTCGATCAAGAATGTTGATAACGGTACCCGGATAGCAAGCGACACGGCAAAAGAATTAAACAACATTGTCGAAGGAATTTCGAAGGTAGCCAACCTGGTGAACAACATTGCAGTGGCTTCCAATGAACAGGCCATTGGCATCAACCAAATCAACCAGGGTATTGCTCAGGTCGCGGAAGTCGTTCAGACCAACTCGGCAACTGCTGAAGAGAGTGCCGCTGCAAGTGAGGAACTGGCGAGCCAGTCCGAGCTGCTGAATGTTCAGGTTGCCAAATTCAAACTGCGGAAAAACGGCCAGTACGCTTCCTTAAAAGGAATCGAAAACATGAGCCCGGATATTCTGAAAATGCTCGAGAATATGAACAGTAGTAGTCCGACTCTTGCACCAAAGGAAAAGCCAAAAAAGAAAATTGTCCTGAGTGACGACGAATTCGGCAAGTACTAA
- a CDS encoding TetR/AcrR family transcriptional regulator: MNLLIHRKESIILTTIDLIDKYGIHQISTREIAKKQNITEGAIYKHFKSKNELMLGVLDYFSQYDSDLFLTAQQKETTEEAIIFLVESFSSYYENYPSITAVLLSLEIMRYDEALKSKVEDIYSTRFVFLKKIIQKGQETGEISPKLSSEMLTDIIIGTCVALCARWRLQQYSFSLRGKCLEAVNTILGSFIQDKINPQRRESID, encoded by the coding sequence ATGAATTTACTAATACATCGGAAAGAAAGCATCATCTTAACGACAATTGATCTGATCGATAAATACGGAATCCACCAAATTTCAACACGCGAGATTGCCAAAAAGCAGAATATCACCGAGGGAGCCATCTATAAGCATTTTAAAAGCAAAAATGAACTGATGCTCGGCGTCCTGGATTATTTCTCGCAGTATGACAGCGACCTGTTCCTTACGGCCCAGCAGAAAGAAACCACGGAAGAAGCGATTATTTTTCTTGTCGAATCATTTTCTTCGTATTACGAAAATTACCCGTCAATCACCGCAGTACTTCTATCTTTGGAAATTATGCGCTATGACGAAGCGTTAAAATCAAAAGTCGAAGACATTTATTCAACGCGATTTGTTTTTTTAAAGAAAATTATTCAGAAAGGCCAGGAGACAGGGGAAATATCTCCGAAACTATCGAGTGAGATGCTGACTGATATTATTATCGGAACCTGCGTAGCGCTTTGCGCGAGGTGGAGACTACAGCAGTATTCTTTCTCTTTACGGGGAAAATGCCTGGAGGCAGTTAACACGATCCTGGGTTCTTTCATTCAAGACAAGATTAATCCTCAAAGGAGGGAGTCCATTGATTAA
- a CDS encoding chemotaxis protein CheA translates to MAGNYSNESMLDLYIFETSNLLEQLEHSILASEKSNHISKDDVNEIFRIMHTIKGSSAMMLFDNIASLAHSIEDLFYFIRENDPREVDCSALSDIVLEGVDFLKVELEKVKAKDPVDGDAQRLKETIADFLNKLKLQNSSAEKVFTSRKETKKNSVEDLKDMPEDIEEITEKIPEEKPRYYIAPNITEPPAALSKKNWYKAVIFYQDGCEMENIRAYTVIHNLKEIVDKYIFTPEDIIENDLSAQVIKEQGFTVVLRTDKSYEEMHEFFMQTIFLRELKLEQIEDQEDEPVMNQHENALTPQIPVLQTVEREEKAEKEVSLSSAQQSIISVNVAKLDRLMDLVGEMVIAEAMVTQNPDLKGLQLDNFYKAARQFGKITGELQDMVMAIRMVPLSTTFHKMHRIVRDMSKKLNKEVRLEIIGEETEVDKNIIEHISDPLMHLIRNAIDHGIEAAGERVAAEKSKAGTITLEAKNAGSDVLIIVRDDGKGLNKEKILSRARQNGLLTKSEQEISDREIFNLIFLPGFSTKENITEFSGRGVGMDVVSKNIQTVGGSVSVDSTEGAGTAITMKIPLTLAIIGGMNIKVGNSRYTIPTISIRESFRPKESDIIRDPDENEMIMVRGECYPVIRLHTLYKVKTEITELSQGIFIMVEDEETSCCIFADELLGEQQVVVKALPYYIQNFKKDNVLGGCTLLGDGSISLILDIQSITRLVKK, encoded by the coding sequence ATGGCTGGTAATTATTCCAATGAATCCATGTTAGACCTGTATATTTTCGAAACGTCCAATCTGCTTGAACAGCTAGAGCATTCCATTCTGGCCAGTGAAAAATCCAATCATATTTCCAAAGACGATGTCAATGAGATCTTCCGGATCATGCATACCATTAAGGGTTCATCTGCAATGATGCTTTTTGACAACATCGCTTCTCTTGCCCATTCAATCGAGGACTTGTTTTATTTCATCCGCGAAAACGATCCCAGGGAGGTCGACTGCTCCGCGCTTTCGGATATTGTGCTCGAAGGTGTCGATTTTCTCAAAGTCGAACTGGAAAAAGTCAAAGCCAAAGACCCCGTTGACGGAGATGCACAGCGTCTGAAAGAGACGATTGCAGATTTCCTGAACAAACTGAAATTACAAAATTCTTCAGCAGAAAAAGTATTTACATCCAGGAAAGAAACGAAGAAAAATTCAGTAGAAGATCTGAAGGACATGCCGGAAGACATAGAAGAAATAACTGAAAAAATACCTGAAGAAAAACCCAGATATTATATTGCCCCGAACATAACAGAGCCCCCGGCGGCCCTGTCTAAAAAGAACTGGTACAAGGCTGTAATTTTCTATCAGGACGGCTGTGAAATGGAAAATATCAGAGCCTACACCGTCATCCATAATTTGAAAGAAATTGTGGACAAGTACATTTTCACCCCGGAAGATATTATTGAAAATGATCTGAGTGCTCAGGTCATTAAAGAACAGGGCTTTACAGTAGTCTTAAGGACAGATAAAAGCTATGAAGAAATGCATGAATTCTTCATGCAGACGATTTTCCTCAGAGAGCTGAAGTTGGAGCAGATCGAAGATCAGGAAGACGAACCGGTGATGAATCAACATGAGAATGCTTTAACCCCACAGATTCCTGTCCTACAGACAGTTGAAAGGGAGGAAAAGGCCGAGAAGGAAGTCTCTCTTTCTTCTGCCCAGCAGAGCATCATCAGTGTCAATGTCGCCAAGCTGGACAGACTGATGGACCTGGTCGGAGAAATGGTGATTGCCGAGGCCATGGTTACCCAAAACCCTGACCTTAAAGGGCTGCAGCTAGATAATTTCTATAAGGCAGCCCGGCAGTTCGGAAAAATCACCGGGGAATTGCAGGATATGGTCATGGCGATCCGGATGGTTCCGCTGTCGACGACCTTTCACAAAATGCACAGAATCGTACGCGATATGAGTAAGAAGCTGAACAAAGAAGTGCGTTTAGAGATCATCGGTGAGGAAACGGAAGTTGACAAAAATATCATTGAACATATTTCTGATCCGCTGATGCATCTGATCCGCAACGCGATTGATCATGGGATTGAGGCGGCTGGGGAACGGGTTGCGGCAGAGAAGTCCAAAGCTGGGACAATCACCCTGGAAGCAAAAAACGCTGGAAGCGATGTTCTGATCATTGTCAGGGATGATGGTAAAGGACTGAATAAAGAAAAAATCCTGAGCAGAGCCAGACAGAATGGCCTTCTGACCAAATCGGAACAGGAGATAAGCGACCGCGAAATCTTTAATCTGATCTTTTTGCCCGGATTTTCAACCAAAGAGAACATCACGGAATTTTCCGGAAGAGGCGTCGGCATGGATGTCGTCTCCAAGAATATCCAGACGGTAGGCGGATCCGTTTCGGTAGACAGCACTGAAGGTGCAGGCACTGCCATTACGATGAAGATCCCATTAACATTGGCGATTATCGGCGGAATGAATATTAAAGTCGGAAATTCAAGGTATACCATACCGACAATATCCATCAGAGAATCATTCAGGCCGAAAGAATCCGATATTATCAGAGACCCTGACGAAAATGAAATGATTATGGTAAGGGGTGAGTGTTATCCGGTTATCAGGCTCCATACGCTGTACAAAGTCAAAACTGAAATTACGGAATTAAGCCAGGGCATATTTATCATGGTTGAAGATGAAGAAACATCTTGTTGTATATTTGCTGATGAACTGCTTGGAGAACAACAGGTCGTTGTTAAAGCACTGCCGTATTACATTCAAAATTTTAAAAAAGATAACGTGTTAGGAGGGTGTACGCTTTTAGGTGACGGAAGCATTAGTTTAATCCTTGACATCCAGAGTATAACCAGACTTGTGAAGAAATAA
- a CDS encoding energy-coupling factor transporter ATPase yields MPAVVETNHLSYTYLPGSVYEHQALKDINISLTKGEFLGILGPNGSGKSTLAQHFNGLIRPTSGHMTVCGIPTSDPKLSKDLWKKAGLVFQYPEQQIFQVTVFDEVAYGPRNLGLPETEVAERVYDALRQVGINQENINQLSPVTLSGGMRRRVAIAGMLAIQPEILILDEPMAGLDAAGRKLLSDILKKRHEKKETTVMISHNLKEIMAITDKIAILDSGSIIFFGDVKDLLMKPEILGRYQLELPEYLQVVYRLAEKGFAIKTDISSMQEASEEILRFLQENKHGA; encoded by the coding sequence ATGCCTGCAGTTGTAGAAACGAATCATCTTTCTTATACGTACTTACCCGGTTCAGTTTACGAACATCAAGCCCTCAAAGACATTAATATCTCTCTAACAAAAGGAGAATTCCTTGGCATACTCGGACCTAACGGTTCCGGTAAATCGACACTTGCCCAACATTTTAACGGATTGATCCGGCCTACCTCCGGTCATATGACTGTATGCGGGATTCCAACTTCGGACCCCAAATTAAGTAAAGATCTTTGGAAAAAAGCAGGGCTGGTTTTTCAATATCCCGAACAGCAGATTTTTCAAGTTACGGTCTTTGATGAAGTGGCCTATGGCCCGAGGAACTTAGGCCTGCCTGAAACAGAAGTCGCAGAAAGAGTCTATGATGCTCTGCGGCAGGTTGGTATAAACCAGGAAAATATCAACCAACTGTCCCCGGTCACACTGAGCGGCGGCATGCGAAGAAGGGTCGCCATTGCCGGGATGCTGGCCATTCAGCCGGAAATACTCATCCTTGATGAACCCATGGCAGGTTTGGACGCTGCCGGCCGGAAGCTGCTTTCGGATATACTCAAAAAACGTCACGAAAAAAAAGAAACGACGGTCATGATCTCTCATAACCTTAAAGAAATCATGGCCATCACGGATAAGATTGCTATTTTGGACAGTGGATCCATAATCTTTTTCGGAGACGTTAAAGACCTGCTGATGAAACCTGAAATTCTTGGTCGATATCAACTGGAATTGCCGGAGTACTTGCAAGTTGTTTATCGGCTGGCTGAGAAAGGGTTTGCTATCAAAACGGACATCAGCAGTATGCAAGAAGCCAGCGAAGAAATCCTAAGATTTCTTCAAGAAAATAAACATGGGGCGTAA
- a CDS encoding energy-coupling factor transporter ATPase — translation MTAQGIEFVNVTKHYIDYSQGKTPALKDISLSIRKGEYVGLLGMNGSGKSTLAKLLNGLLKPTDGKVFINGLDTANIEQLPEIRRLVGMVFQNPDNQLISPVIEEEISFGPENLGLPISEINRRINWALQVCGLEDKRHHAPHLLSGGQKQKVALASALAMLPEYLVLDEPTSMLDPTGRKELLEQLKVLNKQEDMTILIISHNPEDLVQADRLIVLDHGSIFLQGTPKEVYASAKLAELGLDTPTVYQLINQLGSNGYSVPENVKSVRELVDYLCLQL, via the coding sequence ATGACTGCTCAAGGTATCGAATTCGTCAATGTCACAAAGCATTATATAGATTACTCTCAAGGGAAAACACCTGCGCTGAAAGATATCTCCTTGTCGATCAGGAAGGGCGAATATGTCGGTTTGCTTGGGATGAATGGTTCGGGAAAATCTACCCTGGCCAAACTATTAAATGGCCTGCTTAAACCAACGGATGGAAAGGTCTTTATCAATGGGCTTGATACGGCAAACATTGAACAACTGCCTGAAATCCGCAGACTTGTCGGTATGGTTTTCCAAAACCCCGATAATCAATTAATCAGTCCTGTCATTGAGGAAGAAATTTCTTTTGGCCCTGAAAATTTAGGGCTACCAATTTCAGAAATCAATCGCCGGATTAATTGGGCACTCCAGGTGTGCGGCCTCGAAGACAAAAGGCATCATGCACCGCATCTGCTTTCAGGCGGACAAAAACAAAAAGTGGCTCTGGCCTCGGCCTTGGCGATGCTGCCGGAATACCTCGTTCTTGATGAGCCGACTTCGATGCTGGATCCGACAGGAAGGAAGGAACTGCTCGAACAGCTGAAGGTCTTAAATAAACAGGAAGACATGACCATTCTGATCATCAGTCATAATCCCGAGGATTTGGTCCAGGCAGACAGGCTGATTGTTCTGGATCACGGATCAATTTTTTTACAGGGAACCCCAAAGGAAGTCTATGCCAGTGCAAAGTTGGCAGAACTGGGACTGGATACCCCAACGGTTTACCAATTGATCAACCAATTAGGATCAAACGGATATTCTGTTCCCGAAAATGTCAAATCTGTCCGGGAGTTGGTGGATTATCTATGCCTGCAGTTGTAG
- a CDS encoding CheR family methyltransferase, producing MITITEKEFVKFAAYIEANYGIHLKKEKQSLINGRLQGVLIENGFKSFSEYYDFITSHNGGEAMTTFINKITTNHTFFMREAEHFTFLKENVLPVLAAHCRDKDLRIWSAACSSGEEPYTLAMIIDEFFGREKVWWDTKILATDISDKALTIARNGEYANDKVAALPALWRTNYFKKLDRESSIVVEKIKNEVIFRNFNLMEKVFPFKKKFHVIFCRNVMIYFDGPTKEQLVQKFYDMTEYGGYLFIGHSESLNKDTTQYKYVMPAVYRKE from the coding sequence ATGATAACAATAACGGAAAAAGAATTTGTGAAGTTTGCAGCGTATATCGAAGCTAATTATGGGATTCATCTAAAAAAAGAAAAGCAATCGCTGATTAACGGCAGACTGCAGGGTGTCCTTATCGAGAACGGCTTTAAAAGTTTCTCGGAATATTACGATTTCATTACTTCACATAACGGCGGGGAGGCCATGACCACCTTTATTAATAAGATTACCACCAACCATACGTTTTTTATGCGGGAAGCGGAGCATTTTACTTTCTTAAAAGAGAACGTTCTGCCTGTGCTGGCGGCCCATTGCCGGGATAAGGATCTACGGATATGGAGCGCGGCGTGCTCCAGTGGTGAAGAACCGTATACCCTCGCGATGATCATTGATGAGTTTTTTGGCAGAGAAAAAGTCTGGTGGGATACGAAGATTCTTGCAACGGACATTTCCGATAAAGCCTTAACGATTGCCAGAAATGGCGAATACGCCAATGATAAGGTTGCGGCGCTGCCAGCGCTGTGGAGAACAAATTATTTTAAAAAGCTCGACAGGGAAAGTTCGATCGTTGTAGAAAAAATTAAGAATGAAGTGATCTTCCGCAACTTTAATCTGATGGAAAAGGTATTTCCTTTTAAAAAGAAGTTCCATGTGATCTTTTGCCGAAATGTGATGATTTACTTTGACGGGCCAACCAAAGAACAGCTTGTTCAGAAATTTTATGACATGACTGAGTATGGCGGCTACCTGTTCATCGGTCATTCGGAATCACTCAACAAAGATACAACCCAATATAAATATGTCATGCCAGCCGTATACAGAAAAGAATAA
- a CDS encoding protein-glutamate methylesterase/protein-glutamine glutaminase, protein MAKKKIRVLIVDDSIVFREILARGIASDPEIEVVGMAADPFEARDKILEVEPDVMTCDVQMPKMNGIEFICKLLPQYPIPVIVISTVSDAVFDAMNAGAVEFVGKPDMKAAQRVETFLNELKIKIKVASVARIIPSMKDTTEKVESQHAENSEKIIAIGASTGGTEAVCNIMKRLPANMPGIVIVQHIPPVFSRMFAERLNNQTKLKVQEARTGDYLEQGMALVAPGDQHVRIKKIANRYRIECFAGEKVNGHCPSVDVLFESVAKEAGKNALGVILTGMGYDGAKGLLQMRRKGARTIGQDQDSCVVYGMPKVAHDIGAVERQTSLMNIPQLICTMLK, encoded by the coding sequence ATGGCCAAAAAAAAGATTAGGGTTTTAATTGTAGATGATTCCATCGTTTTCCGGGAGATTCTGGCCAGAGGAATCGCCAGTGACCCGGAGATCGAAGTTGTGGGTATGGCCGCAGACCCGTTTGAAGCCAGGGATAAAATCCTGGAAGTTGAACCGGACGTCATGACCTGTGATGTCCAGATGCCCAAAATGAACGGGATTGAATTTATCTGCAAGCTGCTGCCGCAATATCCGATTCCGGTGATTGTGATCAGTACGGTGAGCGATGCTGTTTTTGATGCGATGAATGCCGGGGCTGTCGAATTTGTCGGCAAGCCGGATATGAAGGCTGCGCAGAGAGTGGAAACCTTTTTAAATGAGTTGAAGATTAAGATCAAGGTAGCCTCCGTCGCCCGGATTATCCCGTCGATGAAGGATACGACTGAAAAAGTTGAAAGCCAGCATGCCGAGAATTCGGAAAAAATCATCGCGATCGGCGCTTCCACCGGCGGAACGGAAGCCGTCTGCAATATCATGAAGCGACTGCCTGCGAATATGCCCGGGATCGTTATCGTCCAGCATATCCCTCCTGTTTTTTCCCGGATGTTTGCCGAGCGGCTGAATAATCAGACCAAACTGAAGGTCCAGGAAGCTCGGACCGGGGATTACCTGGAACAGGGAATGGCCTTAGTTGCGCCTGGAGACCAGCATGTCAGAATCAAAAAGATAGCCAATCGATACAGGATTGAGTGCTTCGCAGGAGAAAAGGTCAACGGTCATTGTCCTTCCGTTGATGTCTTATTTGAATCCGTGGCCAAGGAAGCAGGCAAAAATGCGCTGGGTGTCATTTTGACCGGTATGGGATATGACGGGGCCAAGGGACTCCTGCAGATGAGAAGAAAAGGGGCCAGAACGATCGGTCAGGATCAGGATTCCTGTGTGGTCTACGGCATGCCGAAAGTTGCTCATGATATTGGGGCCGTTGAAAGACAAACTTCTTTAATGAACATCCCTCAGTTAATTTGTACGATGCTGAAGTAA
- a CDS encoding chemotaxis protein CheW → MAEMIAEDYLEEDTQKNKFLTFSLGNEIYGIEIKYVTEIIGIQPVTEVPELPNYVRGIVNLRGKIIPVIDVRLRFKKPFMEYSDRTCIIVIDIQEISIGLIVDSVCEVLVIPEDEIVPPPSVNGGASNKYIKGIGKVDNSIKLILDCDKLLKEEELSNLTSTLSEGVIS, encoded by the coding sequence ATGGCAGAAATGATTGCAGAAGATTATTTGGAAGAAGATACTCAGAAAAACAAGTTTTTGACCTTTTCTCTAGGCAACGAAATCTACGGGATTGAAATTAAGTACGTGACAGAAATTATCGGTATCCAGCCGGTTACTGAAGTGCCGGAGCTGCCCAATTATGTTCGTGGAATTGTCAATTTGAGAGGGAAGATCATTCCGGTCATCGATGTGCGCCTGCGTTTCAAAAAGCCATTTATGGAATACAGTGACCGGACCTGTATCATCGTGATCGACATTCAGGAAATATCAATTGGTCTGATCGTGGACAGCGTATGCGAGGTGCTTGTCATCCCTGAAGACGAAATAGTGCCTCCTCCCAGTGTTAACGGAGGTGCCAGTAACAAATACATTAAAGGAATCGGCAAGGTCGATAACAGTATCAAGCTCATTCTTGATTGCGACAAATTATTAAAAGAAGAAGAACTGTCTAATCTGACATCTACACTTAGTGAGGGGGTAATATCATGA